The Pseudomonas aeruginosa genome includes the window GCGAGGGTTTCCTCATCGCCCGAGGCCTCGCCGGCCAAGCCGCGTCCGCGCGCCGATCCGCCCTCGCCCTGCTGCTGGCCCTGCCAGCCCCGCGCCAGCGACTGGTCGGAGACGTTCACGTCGAGCTGGTTCATGCCCTGCTGGCTGAACATGTCGCGCAGCCGGTGCATCTGGCTTTCCAGGGCGTCGCGAACGCCGGCGTTGGGACTGGCGAAGGTCACCTGGGTCTGGTCGGCGGTCATGTGGATGCGCACGTCCAGGCGTCCCAGCTCGGCGGGGTCGAGCTGGATCTCCGCCGACTTCAGGTTCTGGCTGGACATCCACATCACCCGGTCCACCACCGCCTCGCTCCAGCCGTTCTGCTGCATCGCCACCGGCTGGCCGGGCACCGTGCCGTTCACCGGACGGTTGGTCAGGGCCTGTTGCGCCATGGCCTGGGTCAGCCCGTTGAGCTTGGCCGCGAAAGGTTCACCGCGGGGTTCCGCCTTGCTCTCCAGCAGGCTCTCGGAGGCGGCGCTGGCGACGGCCGGCTCGGCGGTCTGCTGCAACTGGGCCTCGAGCGCCTTGCCGTCGACGGCCTTGGTCAAGGAATCCGAGGTCAGGCCGGCAAGGGCATCGCCGAGGTTCGCCTGGCGCGGATCGGCGCTCTTCGCCGGCCCGCCTTTCGCCGTCTGCGCGGCGTCCTGGGCGCCCTGCTCCAGGGCCATGTTCACCGCCGGCACGCCGTTGAGCTTGACCAGGGTCGGGTCGCTGCTGGCTTCGGTAAGGCTGGCCGGAGCACTGCTGGCCGTCGGCACGGCCGGTGGCAGCAAAGTCGCCTGGGTATTCTCGTCGAGCAACGGTACGGCACCGCCGAGGCCGAGCAATTGCAGCGGATCGACCGGCGTTTCGACTTTATCTTCGCCGTCGGCCTTGGCCTGGCCGTCGGCCGGCAAAGGCTTGCCGTCTTCGGCAACGGCCGGCTGCCTGGCGGCATCCGTCGGCTGCGCTTCGACGGCGTCCTTGCCGGCGTCCCGTGGCTTGTCCCGCGAACCCTTCGCGGGACCGTCAGCGCGCTCGGCGGGCTTCTTCGCGGTCTCCTTGGCATACATGTCGGAGAAGCTGGAAGTCTTGTCGTTACTGGGCTCAGGCGTTTTCTGCTGGCTCTTCGGCGCAGCGGCCTTGGGCTTTACATCAGGCGTCGGCGGCAACAACACACCAGGGGCGACGGCCATGGGAATTCTCCATTTGCGAAGGGATTGCATCGTGGCTTGCGCAAGGGATGGAGCAAGGTCCGGGCCAACTTCGCCGAGAGCGTCCGTGAAACGCTCGCCAGGGCGCCGCAGCAGGCACGCTCGCTTTGCCCGCAGGTCCCGTCTGGACTACAATCCAGAGCCGCATCCCTCCCGAGGTAGTACCCTGATGTCCTTCGCCGAAAAACTGTCCCGTCTGCAAGCCTTCCTCGATGCCGATGACCTGCACGAAGAAGCGCTGGACTACGTGGCGACCCACGGCTACCTGACCGCCCTCTCCATCTGCCCGGAGCAGGTGCCGGAGCGGGAGTGGATCGACGCCCTGTTCGCCGAACCGCCGCACTACCGCAGCGATGAGGAGCGCCAGGAGATCGAGACTTCCCTCGAGCAGCTCAAGGCGCACATCACCCGCGTGCTGGCCAGCGACGAAGACCTCGAGCTGCCCTGCGACCTCGACCTCGGCGACGAGCCGGACGACTCCGACCTGCGCGGCTGGTGCATCGGCTTCATGGAAGGCGTGTTCCTTCGCGAGGAAGTCTGGTTCGAGCAGGCCGAGGAGGAAGTCAGCGAGCTGCTGCTGCCGATCATGGTCGGCTCCGGCCTGTTCGACGAGCAGCCCGAGTTCGACGAGATCGCCCGCGACCGCCACCTGGTGGACGACATGGTCGCGCAGATTCCCGACCTGCTGACCAACCTGTTCCTGCTCTGCCAGGCGCCGGAAGAAAAGCCCGCCCTGCTCAAGCCGCGCACGCACTAAGGAGCGCCGCGGTGGCGCAGCGGGAAATTCGCCCGAGCGCTCGTGCCTGGGTGCGCTATAGCCTCCAGGCCGTGGGTTTCCTAAGCGTAGCCCTGGGCGTGATCGGCATCTTCCTGCCGGTGCTGCCGACCACGCCTTTCCTGCTCCTCGCGGCGGCCTGCTTCATGCGCAGCTCGCCGCGCTTCTACCACTGGCTGGTCGGCCATCCACGGCTCGGCCCGTGGATCCGCGACTATCTCGACGGCGAAGGCATCCCGCTCAAGGGCAAGGTCTACGCCATCGGCCTGATGTGGGCCAGCATCGCCCTTTCCTGCTACCTGGTCCGACGCCCCTGGGCCCAGGGCTTCATGCTGACCAGCGCGGTACTGGTCAGCATCTATATCCTCCGCCAGAAGACCCGCCCGCCGCACGACGCCTGATGGCCCGCTCAGGACAGCGCCGGATCGCCCTCGCCCAGCGGCAAGCGGTCGCCGGGCCCGCGCCGCTCGGGGCTCAGCACGGTGAAGCCGAAGGTGTTCCAGCCGTCCGCGCTGTCGACGAACACCGAACCGCCGTGCATGCTCGCCACCGCCTTGACGATGGACAGGCCGAGGCCGTGGTTGGCCTCGCTGTTGCTGCGCGCCGCGTCGACCCGATAGAAGCGTTCGAACAGGTGCCTGCGGTGCTCGTCGGCGATCGGCACGCCGGGGTTGCTCACCGCCACCCGCACTTCGTCGCCGCGCCGCTCGACGCCGACCCGCAGCGTGCCGCCGGCGGCGGTGTGCTGGGCGGCGTTGTACAGCAGGTTGGTCACCGCCCGCTGGAACAGGGCGCGCTCGACCAGCGCGCGGGCCTCGCCGCGCACCTCGATACCGACCCCGGCCTCGTCGAAGATCACCTCGAGGAAATCCACCGTGGTGGCGATCTCGCCGGCCAGCGAGGTTTCCTCGCGCTCGCAGGCCAGGCGTCCCTGGTCGGCGCGGGCGAGGAACAGCATGTCGTTGACGATCGCCCGCAGCCGCTCCAGCTCCTCCAGGTTGGATTGCAGGACCTCTTCGTAATGTTCGCCGCTGCGTTCGCGGGACAACGCCACCTGGGTCTGGCCGATCAGGTTGGTCAATGGCGTGCGCAGCTCGTGGGCGACGTCGGCATTGAACGACTCCAGGCGCACGTAGGCCTGCTCCAGGCGGTCCAGGGCGCCGTTGAACGCTCCCACCAGCTCGCGCAGCTCGGCCGGCAGCGGCGAGAGCTGCAAGCGCTGCGACAACTGCCGCGGGCTGATCCGCCGGGCCTCCTCGGACAGCCGATGCACCGGCCACAGGCCCAGGCGGGCGATCCAGTGGCCAAGCAACGAGGCCAGCAGCACACCGAGGGCGGACAGGCCGAGCAGCCATTTCAGGGTGGAGGTCCGCGCCTCATGGAACGCCGCGCTATCGATGGCGGTGACGTAGGTCAGCCGCGGCCGCCCCTCGCGCGCCGGCAACACGCCGACCCGCGCAGTCAGCGCGTACCGGTGCTCCGGCAACTCCAATTCGTAGCGGCCGGCGCCATCGGCGATCAGCCGCTGCACCGGTTCGCTGAAGCGCCCGTAGTGATAGCGCGGGTCGTCGCTGTCGATCCAGAAACGGATCAGCTCGTACTCCTGGCTCAGGTTGTCCAGCTTGCCCTGCAGGTGCGGCCAGCGCTCGGCCAGGTCGGGATGGTCGAGCATCCGCGAGACCATGTTGAAGCGCACGTCCACCTCGCCCTGCTGCAGGCGCTCGGTCTGGCGGTCGAGGATGCAATAGAGCATGGTGCCGATGAGGGCGAAGATCACCACCGCGGCGCCGGCGAACATTCCCGCCAGGCGGGTCGACAAGGACATGCCCACCTCAGCCCGACTCCGCCAGCGCACGGTTCTCCAGGACGTAGCCCATGCCCCGGATGGTATGCAGCAGCTTGTTCTCGAACGGACCGTCGAGCTTGGCGCGCAGGCGCTTGATCGCCACCTCCACGACATTGGTGTCGGTATCGAAGTTGATGTCCCAGACCAGTTCGGCGATCGCCGTCTTCGACAGGATCTCGCCGCTGCGCTGGGCCAGCACGCAGAGCAGCGCGTACTCCTTGGCAGTCAGCTCCAGACGGGTGTTGCCACGGAAGACCTTGCGGCTGAGCAGGTCGATGGACAGGTCGGCGATGCGCATCTGCGAATGGCTTTCATGGTTGCCGCCGCGCCGGGTCAGGGCCTGCAGGCGGGCGACCAGTTCGAGGAAGGAGAACGGCTTGATCAGGTAGTCGTCGGCGCCCTCGCGCAGCCCGCGCACCCGGTCTTCCACGCGCTCGCGCGCGGTGAGCATGATCACCGGGGTCTGCCGCCGCTCGCGCAACGCCCGCAGAACGCCGTAGCCGTCGACGCCCGGCAGCATCACGTCGAGCACGATCACGTCGTACTCGCCATGGAGCGCCAGGTGGCGACCGTCGATGCCGTTGTCCGCCAGGTCCACGGTGAACCCCTGTTCGCTGAGGCCACGGTTCAGGTAGTCCGCCGTCTTCGCCTCGTCCTCGACAATCAGTACCCGCATCTATCGCCCGATCCTCTGTTCGCCTTCGCATCCCGGGCGGGACGCATGCCTGCCTGCATCCTAGCCACGCGCCGCCGTCCAGGAAAGCCGCGTCCGTTACGCCTCATGTCGCCGTCGCCCCAGCGGTTCCGCCGTCCGAGGTCGTCGTCCCGCGCCGGTGGAACAGCCGCTCCAGGGCCAGGTATACCACCGGCGTGCTGAACAGGGTCAGCACCTGGCTCACCAGCAGCCCGCCGACCACCGCGATGCCCAGAGGCTGGCGCAGCTCGGAACCGGTGCCGAAGCCGATCATCAGGGGTATCGCGCCCAGCAGCGCGGCCAGGGTGGTCATCATGATCGGCCGGAAACGGGTCAGGCAGGCCTGGTAGATCGCCTGCTCCGCGCTCATGCCCTGCTCGCGCTGGGCGACGATGGCGAAGTCGACCATGAGGATGCCGTTCTTCTTGACGATGCCGATCAGCAGCACGATGCCGATCAGCGCCATGATCGAGAAGTCCTGGCCCCAGGCCCAGAGCAGGAACACCGCGCCGATCCCCGCCGAGGGCAGGGTCGAGAGGATCGTCAGCGGATGTACGAAACTCTCGTAGAGCACGCCGAGGATGATGTACACCGCGATCAGCGCGGCGAGGATCAGCAGCGGTTGCGAGGCCAGCGAGCTCTGGAAGGCCTGCGCCGCGCCCTGGAACACGCCGATAATGGTCGAGGGCATGCCGATCTCCTCCTGGGCGCGCTGCACCGCCTGCACCGCCTCGCCGAGGGACACCCCGGCAGCCAGGTTGAAGGACAGGTTGACCGCCGGGAACATGCCGTTGTGGTTGATCTGCAGCGGCCCGGAGCGCGGCGCCGCGACCTTGGCGATGGCCGACAGCGGGACCATCTCGCCGCTCAGCGGCGAGCGCAGGTAGAACCAGTCCAGGCTTTCCGCGCGGCCGCGCTGGCGCGCATCGAGTTCGAGGACCACCTTGTACTGGTTGACCTCGGTCTGGTACTCGCCGACCTGGCGCTGGCCGAAGGCGTCGTAGAGGGTCTGGCTGACATCCTCGGCGCTGAGGCCGAAACGCGCCGCGGCCACCCGGTCGATGTCCAGCGCGGTGACGCTGGCGCCGACCTGCAGGTCGTTGGACACATCCATCAGCCCCGGCACCTGCTTCAGGCGCTCGGTGAGGCGTTGCGCCCAGAGCGCCAGCTGGGTGCTGTCGCTGCTGCGCAGGGCGTACTGGTACTGGGTCCGCGAGGGTCCGGAACTGAGGTTGATGTCCTGCGCCGCGCGCAGGTAGAGCATGATTCCCGGCACCTTCGCCAGTTGCGGGCGCAGCCGGTCGATGAACTCGCCGACCGAGACATCGCGCTCGCCACGGTCCTTGAGGACGATCCAGAAACGTCCGTTGGCCAGGCTCTGGCTACCGCCGGTGACGCCCACCGCATGGTTGTAGCTCTGCACCGCCGGGTCGCTGGCGATGATCTCGGCCAGTTGCCGGTGCTTGGCGACCATGTCGTCGTAGGAGATATCCTCGGCAGCCTGGCTCGTGCCGAAGACGAAGGCGGTGTCCTGCAAGGGGAAGAAACCCTTGGGAATCCCGACGTAGCCGGCCACCGCCACCAGCACGGTAAAGGCGAAGCCGACCAGCATCAGCCGCTGGTGCCCGAGCGCCCAGCGCAGGCCGCGCTCGTATCCGCCGGTCAGCCATTCGGCGAAGCCCTTTCTCGGCGCGTCGGCATGCCGCAATGCCGGCATGAAGCGCGAAGCCAGCATCGGCGCCAGGGTCAGCGAAGCGAGCACCGAGATCAGGATCGCCACCGTCACGCTGACCGCGAATTCGCGGAACAGCCGGCCGACGATCCCGCCCATGAACAGCAGGGGAATGAACGCGGCGATCAGCGAGAAGCTGATGGAAATCACGGTAAAGCCGATCTCCGCCGCGCCCTTGAGCGCCGCCTCGACCTTCGAGGCGCCCGCTTCCAGGTGTCGGTGGATGTTCTCCACGACCACGATGGCGTCGTCGACGATGAAGCCGACGGCGATGATCAGCGCCACCAGGGTCAGGTTGTTGAGGGTGAAGCCGAGCACGTACATCGCCGCGAAGCTGGCGCTCAGGGACACCGCCAGCACCGTGGCGACGATCAGGGTCGCCGACAGCTGGCGGAGGAACAGGCCCATCACCAGCACCACCAGGCCAATGGTCAGCAGCAGGGTCAGTTCGACCTCGTGCAGCGACGAGCGGATGGTCCGGGTGCGATCGTTGAGCACGTCTACCTCGATGGTCGCCGGGAGCATCTCGCGCAGGCGCGGCAATGCGGCCTGGATCGCGTCGGCGGTATCGACGATGTTCGCCCCAGGCTGGCGGAGGATCACCAGTGCCACCCCGGGCACACCGTTCGGCCAGGCCTGCACGTAGTCGTCCTCGGGCGCCGAGACGATCCGCGCCACGTCCTTGAGGAACACCGGCGCGCCCTGGCGGTAGGCGACCACCAGGTCGTCATAGTCGCTGGCGTTGAACAACTGGTCGTTGGCCGCGAGGGTCGACACCCGCCCCTCGCCGTAGAGCGCGCCCTTGGCCAGGTTGACGCTGGCCGACTGCAACGACTGGCGCAGGTCGGCCAGGGTCAGCTGGTAGGCGGCGAGCTTTTCCGGCTGGGCCTGGATGCGGATCGCCGGGCGCTGCTGGCCGACCACGAAGATCTGCCCCACGCCGTTCACCTGGCTGAGCTGGCGGGCGAGGATGGTCTCGGCGTAATCGCTGAGTTCGATCAGCGGCATCATCTCCGAGTTGACCCGCAGGATCATGATCGGGCTGTCCGCCGGGTTGACCTTGCGCCAGGTCGGCAGGTTCGGCATGTCCACCGGCAGCCGCCCGGCCGCGGCGTTGATCGCCGCCTGGACCTCCTGGGCGGCGACGTCGATGCTCTTGTCGAGGCTGAACTGCAGGGTCAGGGTGCTGGTGCCCAGGGCGCTGCTGGAGGTCATCTCGGTGATCCCCGGAATCGCGCTGAACTGCACTTCCAAGGGGGTGGCCACCGACGAGGCCATGGTTTCCGGGCTACCGCCGGGCAGCAAGGCGTTGATCTGGATGGTCGGGAAGTCCGCCTCCGGCAACGGCGCCACGCCGAGCCGGAGGAACGCCAGCAGCCCCAGCAGCAGCGAGGCCAGGGTCAGCAGCGCGGTGGCGATCGGGTGCCGTACGCACCAGCCGGAAATCCCGGCGCGCGGCGTCACGGCTGCCGCTCCGTGGCCTGAGCCAGGCTCGGGCGCGGCTCCTGGATATCGACCAGGGCGCCGGGCATCAGCCGCGAGTGGCCGTCCACCACCACCTGGTCACCGCTGGCCAGGCCCTCCACCACACTGAGGCCGTCGATGTCCTGGAGCACCCGCACCGGCACCGCCTCGACCCGGTCGGCGGCGACCCGGTAGACGAAATTGCCCTCCAGGCCGCGGCGCACCGCCTTGCTCGACAGCACCAACTGGTCGCGCCGGACCCCGGTGTGCAGGCTCACCGCGACGAACTGCCCGGGCCAGAGCCGGGCCTGGCGGTTATCGAAGGAGGCGCGCACGCGGATGGTGCCGGTGGAACTGTCGATCTGGTTGTCGATGGTCAGCAACCGGCCCTCGCCCAGCGCGCTCCCGCCGTCGCGGCTGTAGGCGCGCACCGCCGCCTCGCCGCCGAGCAGCGCCTGCAACTGGGGCAACTGTTCCTGTTGCAGGGAGAAGACTACGGAGATCGGTGCGATCTGGGTCACGCTGAACAGGCCGAGACTGTCGCCGACCCGCACCAGGTTGCCGACATCGACGTTGCGGATACCGACCTTGCCGGATACCGGCGAGGTGATCCGGGTGTAGGACAGGCGCACCCGCTCGGCGTTGATGGTGGCATCGTTGGCCTTCAGGGTCGCGCGCAACTGGTCGACCGTCGCCTGCTGCTGGTCCAGCAGTTGGCGTGACACCGCACGCTCGGCATACAGGCTGCGGTAGCGTTGCAGGTCCTGCTCGGCGGATTTCAGCTGGGCCTGGTTGCTCGCCCTGGAGGCCTGCGCCTGCTCCAGCGCGGCGACGACGGCGCGGTCATCGATGGTCGCCAGCAACTCGCCCGCCTCGACCATCTGCCCTTCGCTCACCAGCAGGCGGGTCAACTGGCCGTCGATCTGGGTGCGGATCACCACGTTGTGCAACGAAGTCACCGTACCGATGCCGCTGACCTGTTGCTCGACGTCGCGCCGCTCCACCCGCGCCACGTTCACCGGGACCCTGGCCGGCGCGGGCGCCGCCTTCGCCCCGGCGTCGCCGCCGAGCCATGCCCAACCGCTGAAGGCGACCAGGCCCGCCGCCAGCACGCCCACCAGGACCCGTCCCCCACCACTGCGCAACGCCTGCATCTGTCCACCTTTCCCAGTGGCCGGCCTCGCGCGGCCGACTTCGTTCTTCTTTATAAGCAGCGCAGCGGGACCCCACCCTGACCCCTGAATGACAATCCTGTCAGTTTCGCCGGACACCCCGCGCTGGCAGGCCGCCCGGCGCTCTCGTAGACTTCGCTGAGTCCTTCCGGAGCCCGCTCGATGTCCCCAACCCCCGGCGCCCGCCGGCCCTGCCCCAGGGCCTACGCCCCCTGGCTGCTGTCGCTGGCGGCGACATTGCTGCTGGCAGTCGGCGCGGCGCTGGCGCAGTGGGACCTGGAGTCGATACTGAGCCGTGCCGAGCAGCGCTACGGCGAGCTGGGCGCGGCGAAATCACGCCTGGGCGACTGGGGCCGCCTGCTCGAACAGGGCGGCACGCTCGACGAAGCGGCCAAGCTGCGCGCGGTCAACGACTTCTTCAACCGGTCGCTGCGTTTCACCGACGACATCGAGATCTGGCAACAGGAAGACTATTGGGCGACTCCGGTCGAGGCGCTGGTCAAGGGCGCCGCCGACTGCGAGGACTACGCCATCGCCAAGTACGTGACCCTGCGTCGCCTCGGCGTCGCCAGCGACAAGCTGCGCATCACCTACGTCAAGGCCCTGCGCCTGAACCAGGCGCACATGGTGCTGACCTGGTACGCCAGCCCGGGCGCCGACCCACTGGTGCTGGACAACCTGATCGGCGAGATCCGCCCCGCTTCGCAACGTGACGACCTGTTGCCGGTGTACGCCTTCAATGCCGAGGGCCTCTGGCTGCCCGGCGCCGATGGCGGACGCCGGACCGGCGACAGCAAGAAGCTGTCGCGCTGGCAGGACCTGCTGACCAAGATGCGCGCCGAAGGCCTCGACCTCGACGCACCCAAGGAGGATTGAATGTCACTGCTCAAGCAATTGTTCCTCGCCATCTGCCTGTTCCTCGTCGTCGCCTTCAGCGGCAGCTTCGTCAGCAGCGTGGAGAACTCCCGCGAGCAGTTGCGCGGCCAGTTGCGCTCCCACGCCCAGGACGCCGCCACCGCCCTCGGCCTGTCCCTGACGCCACACGTGGACGACCCGGCGATGGTGCAACTGATGGTCAGCTCGATCTTCGACAGCGGCTACTTCGCCAGCATCCGGGTGATCGACATCAAGAGCGGCAAGCCGCTGGTCGAGCGCGTGCAGGCGCATGCCGAGCGTACGGTGCCCGGCTGGTTCGAACGCCTGGTGGATCTCCAGCCCCAGGGTGGCGACGCGCTGATCATGCGCGGCTGGGAACAGGCGGCGCGGGTCGAGGTGGTCAGCCATCCGCAATTCGCCCTGGCGCGCCTGTGGGACAGCGCCCTGGGCAGCCTCTACTGGTTGCTGGCCTGCGGCGCGGCGAGCCTGCTGCTTGGCGGCTGGCTGCTGCGCCGCCAACTGCGCCCGCTCGACCAGATGGTGCGCCAGGCCCATGCCATCAGCCGGCGGGAATTCCTCAGCCTGCCCAGGCTGCCGCGCACGCCGGAGCTGCGCCGCGTGGTGCAGGCGATGAACCAGATGGTGGAGAAACTTCGCACGCTGTTCGCCGAGGAGGCTGCGCGTAGCGACAAGCTACGCGCCCAGGCCTACCAGGACAGTCTCACCGGCCTGCCCAACCGGCGCCTGTTCGACGCCCGCCTCAACGAACAGCTGGGTGCCGGCGAGCACGAGCATGCCGGGCAGCTCCTGCTGCTGCGCCTGAACGACCTGAACGGGCTGAACCAGCGTCTCGGCGGGCAACGCACGGATGAATTGATCCAGGCGGTCGCCCGCTTGCTGGTCGACTCCTGCGGCCAGCAAGGGCGCGCCGACTGGCTGCTGGCCCGCAGCCGCGGCGGCGAGTTCGCCGTGCTGGCTCCCGGTTGCTCCCGCGAGCAGGCCGAACGCCTGGCCGAGGAACTCTGCGAAGGCCTGGAGAACCTTGCCCGCACCGGTGCCAGCGATCTCACGCCGGTCGCCTATCTCGGTATCAGCGCGTTCGCCGAAGGCGACTCGCCCGCGGATCTCCTGGCCCGTGCCGACCAGGCCCTGGCCCAGGCCGAAAGCCAGCCCGCCCAGCCCTGGGCGAGCCAGGACGGCACCGCGCTCGCGGCGCTCAACGATAGCCAGGACTGGCACGACTGGATCGACCAGGCCCTGACGGAGCGCCGCCTGCTGCTCTATTTCCAGCCGGTGGTGGACTGCCTGGACACCCAGCGCGTCCTCCACCACAAGGTCCTCGCGCGTCTGCTCGACCCGCAGGCCACGGCCATCGCCGCCGGGCGCTTCCTGCCCTGGATAGAACGTTTCGGCTGGGCCGCGCGCCTGGACCTGGCGATGCTCGAACAGAGCCTGGAGCACCTGCGGCGCCATCCACGGCCGCTGGCGCTGAGCCTGTCGGCCGCCAGTGTCCGCAATGCGCAGACGTTTGCCCCGCTACTGGCCCTGCTCAAGGCGCATCCGCAGGAGGCGCGCCAGCTGACCCTGGAACTGGACGAGCGGCACCTGCCAGCCGCGGCCGAACTGGAGCGCCTCAGCCAGGTCCTGCGCGAACTGGGCTGCGGTCTCGGCCTGCAGCATTTCGGCGGCCGCTTCAGCCTGATCGGCAACCTTACCCATCTGGGGCTGGCCTACCTCAAGCTGGACGGCTGCTACCTGCACGCCGTCGACCGGGAAGGCGACAAGCGGTTGTTCATCGAAGCGGTCTATCGCACCACCCACAGCATCGATCTACCGTTGATCGCGGAACAGGTGGAAACCCTCGGTGAACTCGAAGTACTGCGGGAAATGGGCTTGCGTGGCGCCATGGGACGCCTGTTCGGCAGCCCGGCGCCCTGGTCCGGGGATGCCTGATAGCGAGTCCGGAGCGGGTCGGACTCGCTTTACAGCGGATTCGGCATCGACGCCAGGCGCTCCCTCTCCGACAGAGAACGCGCCGGCGCGAGCCGACAGGTCCCCGTCATGAAACCGCCAGTCGCTGTTCCACCAGCACTCCCCCGTAAAGCGCGATCTGGGTCTTGGCATTGAGTTCGATGCGCAAGGCCACCGCGCGCTCGATGCCGATCTTCAGGTGCGGACCGAAGCGCGATACGTCCAGGCCGGCACGGATCATCATCTTCTCCACGCCTACGGTGGTTACCGTCACCAGCGTCTGGATGTCGTTCTGCAGGCTGTAGCGGGCCAGCGCGCGCATCGCCTCCAGCGTACAGTCGGAAAAGCCCAGCGAGCCTTTCTGTCCAGAGTTGATGGCGAAACGGCTGAGTTCCCAGATGTGCGGCGAGCAAGGCGCTTCCTTGCCGTGCAGAAGCTCCGGGAAGGTGTTCTTCAGCATGTAGGGGCCAGTGGTATCGAGAATTCGCCAGCAACCGAAAACCTGGGCTTCAGGAGTATCTTCCTGGATCAACATGTAATAAGGACTGAGTGCGTCATAACCATCGATTTCCATCTCGTCGATGACACTAACGTCCCAGCCTTTGCGCTCCTTGAACACTTGAGCACGCAACTTGTGCATCTCGCCCAGCAGTTTTTTATCGAACTCTTCGCGCCGACCAATTTGTACGATCATCTTCACTTCCTCCAAATAGGAAGCTGAAGAATTTATGCAAATTTCATAATTTTATAACTAGCAAATGAGATAGATTTCGGTGAACCCGGACCCTTGCTAGGCTCGAAGAAACGTCCGAAAAGATCAGAGCAATGGCTTCACACGAGAGAACACAGCCCCAAAACATGGCCTTCCGGGCAAAGGCCACCCGCACCGCCCGACGGGAAAGCCAGGAAACTTTCTGGAGCCGCTTCGGGATAAGCCAATCCTGCGGCAGTCGTTTCGAGAATGGCGAGAACCTGCCCTTCCCTATATACCTGCTTTTGCATTTCTATATAGAAGGGCAAATTACCGATCGCCAGCTCGCCGACCTGAGAGGCAAGATCAGAGAGTAATAAGACCCAAATTAACGGCCATAATGCCCGCTACGC containing:
- the rsaL gene encoding quorum-sensing transcriptional regulator RsaL; its protein translation is MASHERTQPQNMAFRAKATRTARRESQETFWSRFGISQSCGSRFENGENLPFPIYLLLHFYIEGQITDRQLADLRGKIRE
- the mexM gene encoding multidrug efflux RND transporter periplasmic adaptor subunit MexM; the encoded protein is MQALRSGGGRVLVGVLAAGLVAFSGWAWLGGDAGAKAAPAPARVPVNVARVERRDVEQQVSGIGTVTSLHNVVIRTQIDGQLTRLLVSEGQMVEAGELLATIDDRAVVAALEQAQASRASNQAQLKSAEQDLQRYRSLYAERAVSRQLLDQQQATVDQLRATLKANDATINAERVRLSYTRITSPVSGKVGIRNVDVGNLVRVGDSLGLFSVTQIAPISVVFSLQQEQLPQLQALLGGEAAVRAYSRDGGSALGEGRLLTIDNQIDSSTGTIRVRASFDNRQARLWPGQFVAVSLHTGVRRDQLVLSSKAVRRGLEGNFVYRVAADRVEAVPVRVLQDIDGLSVVEGLASGDQVVVDGHSRLMPGALVDIQEPRPSLAQATERQP
- the lapD gene encoding cyclic di-GMP receptor LapD encodes the protein MSLLKQLFLAICLFLVVAFSGSFVSSVENSREQLRGQLRSHAQDAATALGLSLTPHVDDPAMVQLMVSSIFDSGYFASIRVIDIKSGKPLVERVQAHAERTVPGWFERLVDLQPQGGDALIMRGWEQAARVEVVSHPQFALARLWDSALGSLYWLLACGAASLLLGGWLLRRQLRPLDQMVRQAHAISRREFLSLPRLPRTPELRRVVQAMNQMVEKLRTLFAEEAARSDKLRAQAYQDSLTGLPNRRLFDARLNEQLGAGEHEHAGQLLLLRLNDLNGLNQRLGGQRTDELIQAVARLLVDSCGQQGRADWLLARSRGGEFAVLAPGCSREQAERLAEELCEGLENLARTGASDLTPVAYLGISAFAEGDSPADLLARADQALAQAESQPAQPWASQDGTALAALNDSQDWHDWIDQALTERRLLLYFQPVVDCLDTQRVLHHKVLARLLDPQATAIAAGRFLPWIERFGWAARLDLAMLEQSLEHLRRHPRPLALSLSAASVRNAQTFAPLLALLKAHPQEARQLTLELDERHLPAAAELERLSQVLRELGCGLGLQHFGGRFSLIGNLTHLGLAYLKLDGCYLHAVDREGDKRLFIEAVYRTTHSIDLPLIAEQVETLGELEVLREMGLRGAMGRLFGSPAPWSGDA
- the lapG gene encoding cysteine protease LapG, with the translated sequence MSPTPGARRPCPRAYAPWLLSLAATLLLAVGAALAQWDLESILSRAEQRYGELGAAKSRLGDWGRLLEQGGTLDEAAKLRAVNDFFNRSLRFTDDIEIWQQEDYWATPVEALVKGAADCEDYAIAKYVTLRRLGVASDKLRITYVKALRLNQAHMVLTWYASPGADPLVLDNLIGEIRPASQRDDLLPVYAFNAEGLWLPGADGGRRTGDSKKLSRWQDLLTKMRAEGLDLDAPKED
- the lasI gene encoding acyl-homoserine-lactone synthase LasI, yielding MIVQIGRREEFDKKLLGEMHKLRAQVFKERKGWDVSVIDEMEIDGYDALSPYYMLIQEDTPEAQVFGCWRILDTTGPYMLKNTFPELLHGKEAPCSPHIWELSRFAINSGQKGSLGFSDCTLEAMRALARYSLQNDIQTLVTVTTVGVEKMMIRAGLDVSRFGPHLKIGIERAVALRIELNAKTQIALYGGVLVEQRLAVS